The Chryseolinea soli genome contains a region encoding:
- a CDS encoding amidohydrolase family protein — protein MKLLLKNVRWKINGQMLAGDIRIAHGVIAVMDDRIEPEKGEAVLEFSGHFVYPGLINAHDHLEMNLYPRLGAPPHASYVDWSHSIYKPDQSPVKEIENVDKQDRLLWGGIKNLISGVTTVAHHNPWDRVFEKDTFPVNVVKKMTWAHSVAFGKNIESAFPKDTSTPFIIHAAEGTDAGAFQEISTLDAWGVLKSNTILVHAIALHDADLARIKERKASVVWCPASNLFMFGKTAAIKKLKDFAPIGLGTDSTMTGSPTLLHEMLVASQTGDATADEIYAMVTNGGASILKMPRPLLEPWQPASLFVAPALKENYVDNLFSVTPADVAAVILNGALRSVDTSISPEQNLCKNAFSIEGHVKRTNVPVADLKRRIEKKVGAKILEQNPLWRLIEV, from the coding sequence ATGAAGCTCCTGTTGAAAAACGTCCGCTGGAAAATCAACGGTCAGATGCTGGCCGGCGATATCCGGATAGCGCACGGCGTGATCGCTGTCATGGACGATCGGATCGAGCCTGAGAAAGGCGAAGCCGTGCTGGAGTTTTCCGGGCACTTTGTATATCCTGGCTTGATCAATGCACACGACCACCTGGAGATGAATCTCTACCCACGGTTGGGCGCTCCTCCCCACGCGAGCTATGTGGATTGGTCGCACAGTATTTATAAACCCGATCAATCACCCGTCAAGGAAATTGAAAACGTTGACAAGCAAGACCGGCTTTTGTGGGGTGGGATAAAGAATCTGATCAGTGGAGTGACCACCGTGGCCCATCATAATCCGTGGGACAGGGTTTTCGAAAAAGATACTTTCCCCGTGAACGTTGTAAAAAAAATGACCTGGGCACATTCCGTAGCCTTTGGCAAAAACATCGAAAGCGCTTTTCCAAAAGATACCTCCACACCTTTTATTATTCATGCCGCCGAAGGAACGGACGCCGGCGCCTTCCAGGAAATCTCAACATTGGATGCATGGGGTGTACTCAAATCCAATACGATCCTCGTCCATGCGATCGCCTTGCACGATGCGGACCTTGCACGGATCAAAGAGCGGAAGGCATCCGTGGTGTGGTGCCCGGCATCGAACCTTTTCATGTTTGGCAAGACGGCAGCCATAAAAAAACTAAAAGATTTTGCACCCATCGGTCTCGGAACAGATTCAACGATGACCGGTTCGCCCACCTTGCTACACGAAATGCTGGTGGCATCACAAACCGGCGACGCGACGGCAGATGAAATCTACGCGATGGTGACCAACGGGGGTGCGTCCATTTTAAAAATGCCACGACCGCTACTGGAACCGTGGCAACCGGCAAGTCTCTTCGTGGCGCCAGCCTTAAAAGAAAATTATGTGGATAATCTCTTCAGCGTCACTCCTGCCGACGTCGCCGCGGTGATCCTGAACGGCGCGCTCCGTAGCGTTGACACATCAATTTCCCCCGAACAAAACCTTTGCAAAAACGCTTTTTCGATAGAAGGTCATGTCAAGCGAACCAATGTGCCGGTTGCCGATTTGAAGCGTCGCATTGAAAAAAAAGTGGGAGCTAAAATTCTTGAGCAGAATCCCCTATGGCGGCTCATTGAAGTTTGA
- a CDS encoding class I SAM-dependent methyltransferase, whose product MAWWSGKKERAVLSPLEGYNRWAVSYGEESNPIKNASDQFIEKFMTDLQGKTFLDAGCGHGKFCVAAQQQGASFVQGIDLSPAMVSLAHQQCPSGEFLCDDLSTVKLRPKHFNMIVCGLVLGHIENLDPPLNNLLNALHPEGVLLITDFHPFLTLQHARRTFRDKPSGRVYEIRHHLHLFQSYFSCFTRHGMAIDILEEPHHENTPVVFGMRVRRMKRNDA is encoded by the coding sequence ATGGCGTGGTGGTCCGGAAAAAAAGAGCGCGCCGTGCTCTCGCCGTTGGAAGGTTATAACCGGTGGGCGGTGTCGTATGGGGAAGAATCCAACCCGATAAAAAATGCTTCCGATCAGTTCATCGAAAAGTTCATGACCGACCTCCAAGGCAAAACTTTTCTGGACGCAGGTTGCGGCCATGGAAAATTTTGTGTAGCCGCTCAACAACAAGGCGCATCTTTTGTTCAGGGCATTGATCTTTCCCCGGCCATGGTTTCGCTGGCGCATCAGCAGTGTCCTTCCGGGGAGTTTCTCTGCGATGACCTCTCCACTGTAAAATTAAGACCGAAGCATTTCAACATGATCGTTTGCGGCCTGGTGTTGGGGCACATCGAAAACCTCGACCCGCCGCTGAACAATCTATTGAATGCTTTGCATCCCGAGGGTGTGTTGCTGATCACCGACTTCCACCCCTTCCTCACCCTGCAACATGCCCGCCGCACATTTCGTGACAAGCCGTCTGGTCGGGTCTATGAGATCCGCCACCATCTTCATCTTTTCCAATCTTATTTTTCCTGTTTTACCCGGCATGGGATGGCCATTGATATCCTGGAAGAGCCACACCACGAAAATACGCCGGTCGTTTTTGGCATGCGCGTCCGGAGAATGAAAAGGAATGATGCATGA
- a CDS encoding B12-binding domain-containing radical SAM protein — translation MKKVLFFNPRAGHTLRIIPNAILAIAAAVEGVVDYAVVDGNRERDPLKKIIGYLATGEFGFFACTVMPGPQLKQAIPFTTTIRNQFPEVRIIWGGYFASNHHRTVIQSGMVDVVVNGPGDKAFPAALTALSTGQSLEHIENLVYLKDGEVFKTKKAALYDQDSLPALPYERLNDFYSIEGYLGKTFLGSRTIAYHSSIGCPFTCSFCGVVPIFDARWKGKSAQAVYHDLKHLKETYGGNAFQFHDNNFFVSEKRSVEFARLIKPENMKWWAEGRIDTMDYFSDESLATIADSGCTMIFFGAESGNNKLLHNMDKGGKQTGEKIKAFAKRIRQFGIIPEYSFVLGLPAPTEQEVWQQIYDEVAFIKEIKTINPQTEIVIYVYTPVPTEGSTLYAESAARGFTFPETLEEWMQPQWLNFDLHREFLTPWLTPEMIRYIHDFETVMHAHYPTVSDYKLSDLQRKMIRAFSSLRYRMNIFSHPYELKALMKYWLRYRQPEIQGL, via the coding sequence ATGAAGAAAGTATTGTTTTTCAATCCGCGCGCAGGGCATACCCTTAGGATCATCCCTAATGCCATCCTGGCCATCGCCGCCGCGGTGGAAGGGGTGGTGGACTATGCCGTGGTGGATGGCAACCGGGAGCGCGATCCGCTGAAAAAGATCATCGGCTACCTGGCTACGGGTGAATTTGGATTTTTCGCCTGCACCGTCATGCCGGGACCGCAGCTGAAACAAGCCATTCCCTTTACAACGACCATCCGAAATCAATTTCCAGAGGTCCGCATTATTTGGGGCGGTTATTTTGCTTCGAACCATCATCGCACCGTGATCCAGTCTGGGATGGTCGATGTCGTGGTGAATGGACCGGGCGACAAAGCCTTTCCAGCCGCCCTGACGGCGCTCTCCACCGGACAATCGCTGGAACACATCGAGAACCTGGTCTATTTAAAAGACGGCGAAGTGTTCAAAACCAAAAAGGCGGCACTCTATGACCAGGATTCGCTGCCCGCATTGCCTTATGAACGATTGAATGATTTCTATTCGATAGAAGGATACCTCGGCAAGACTTTCCTTGGATCACGCACGATCGCCTATCACTCCAGCATCGGGTGCCCGTTCACCTGTTCTTTCTGCGGTGTAGTGCCCATCTTTGATGCGCGGTGGAAAGGCAAGTCGGCGCAGGCCGTTTATCACGATCTCAAACACCTCAAGGAAACGTATGGCGGCAACGCATTCCAGTTTCATGATAACAATTTCTTCGTTTCCGAAAAAAGGTCGGTTGAATTTGCCCGGCTCATCAAACCCGAAAACATGAAGTGGTGGGCCGAGGGGAGGATCGATACGATGGACTACTTCAGTGACGAGTCGCTGGCCACCATTGCCGACTCCGGCTGCACCATGATCTTCTTCGGCGCCGAGAGCGGCAACAACAAATTGCTGCACAACATGGATAAGGGCGGCAAACAAACCGGCGAAAAGATCAAGGCTTTTGCAAAACGTATTCGCCAATTCGGCATCATCCCGGAATACTCCTTTGTGCTGGGGTTGCCGGCACCCACAGAGCAGGAAGTGTGGCAACAGATCTACGATGAAGTGGCCTTTATCAAGGAGATCAAGACCATCAATCCGCAAACCGAGATCGTCATCTATGTCTACACGCCCGTGCCCACAGAGGGATCGACCCTGTATGCGGAATCGGCAGCGCGGGGTTTTACTTTTCCAGAAACGCTGGAGGAGTGGATGCAACCCCAGTGGCTCAACTTCGACCTGCACCGCGAATTTTTAACGCCGTGGCTCACGCCCGAAATGATCCGCTACATCCACGACTTCGAGACGGTGATGCATGCGCACTATCCGACGGTGAGCGACTACAAACTTTCCGACCTGCAGCGAAAAATGATCCGCGCATTTTCATCCTTGCGCTATCGCATGAATATCTTCAGTCACCCTTACGAATTGAAAGCGCTTATGAAATATTGGCTTCGTTATCGTCAACCTGAAATCCAGGGCCTGTAA
- a CDS encoding glycosyltransferase family 4 protein has translation MKIVNVSYNIPTPECTDPEAWVKKIRFSTGIFESMASYAEIVAIHHIRYKGDFYKNGVTYYFPGYTRWQLLMPFAFNRYIKKLRPDVVIVHGLISPWQVVMLRAVLGGNVGIIGQHHAERPLRYFRAFFQRWADRCFDAYLFTSRNLAIDWKNKHLIRNLEKVKEVMEASSPFHSLDISEARKVTGVRGSTTFIWVGGLELRKNPVMAVKAFVDFLQTEPEARLYMIYQSTELLHDVEQVALSHPNISLVGQVSNDDLLYWYNSVHYVISSSFYEGSGVAVCEAMSCGCIPILTDIPSFRMMTGVGKVGVLYESGNEKGLVDALHKALTLNAAKERENVLQQFKNVLSNEAIARNTMNIIEEII, from the coding sequence TTGAAAATCGTCAACGTTTCTTATAACATACCCACTCCTGAATGTACCGATCCGGAAGCATGGGTGAAAAAGATCAGGTTTTCCACCGGCATCTTCGAAAGTATGGCAAGCTATGCCGAGATTGTGGCAATCCATCATATCCGGTACAAGGGCGATTTTTATAAGAATGGAGTGACGTACTATTTTCCTGGATACACCCGATGGCAACTTTTGATGCCGTTTGCATTCAACCGCTATATAAAAAAATTGCGGCCCGACGTAGTCATTGTCCATGGCCTGATATCGCCGTGGCAGGTCGTGATGCTGCGCGCGGTCTTGGGAGGCAACGTCGGGATCATTGGGCAACATCACGCTGAGCGGCCACTGAGGTATTTTCGGGCGTTCTTTCAACGATGGGCCGATCGCTGCTTCGACGCATACCTGTTTACCTCGCGCAACTTAGCCATCGACTGGAAAAATAAGCACCTTATCCGTAACCTTGAAAAAGTGAAAGAAGTAATGGAAGCATCTTCTCCATTTCATTCGCTCGATATCAGCGAAGCGCGTAAAGTTACAGGTGTTCGTGGATCGACAACATTTATTTGGGTGGGAGGCTTGGAGTTACGAAAGAATCCCGTTATGGCTGTGAAAGCCTTTGTTGATTTTTTACAAACTGAACCAGAAGCCAGGCTGTACATGATCTATCAATCTACTGAGTTGTTGCATGACGTAGAGCAAGTTGCTTTGTCTCATCCCAATATTTCCCTCGTGGGACAGGTGTCGAACGATGATTTGCTGTATTGGTACAACAGCGTACACTATGTGATCTCGAGTTCTTTTTACGAAGGTTCGGGTGTTGCAGTGTGTGAAGCGATGTCGTGTGGTTGTATACCCATCCTCACCGACATCCCTTCTTTCCGCATGATGACCGGCGTGGGCAAGGTTGGAGTGTTGTATGAATCGGGCAACGAAAAAGGCCTTGTCGATGCGCTGCACAAGGCGCTGACGTTGAATGCAGCTAAAGAAAGGGAAAACGTTCTGCAGCAATTCAAAAATGTTCTTTCTAACGAAGCCATTGCCCGCAACACCATGAACATAATCGAGGAAATTATATGA
- a CDS encoding glycosyltransferase, producing the protein MIIPGGIGTGNNNIGVPVLERMIRLLALEFDVTVFQLYKRNKGYSVDGFELIDVYSSRPWVRALKLFFVFRRVHRLKKFEVVHGFWILPNGFFAVALGKIFGLKSIVSILGGDAIALPEINYGQLIKPLYRRISFWTLRKADEVTALTRYLVHNLRSIGMKPREIHIIPWGIDTNLFAFREKEVQQPIRFLHIANLHPVKDQETLLRAFKIIAESVESHLTLIGEGVLESRLKTLAGELAIENCITFLGLLPYEALPEYYTDADILLHTSRSEGQSEVVTEAMSSGVVVCGTKVGLIYDLEEFCVAVPIGDHRALARETLALIKDSNRINALRKDAFVWANIHSIHWTVGQTGGCYRKTIRFSGKR; encoded by the coding sequence ATGATCATCCCGGGCGGCATCGGCACAGGGAATAACAACATTGGCGTTCCGGTGTTGGAGCGAATGATTCGATTGCTGGCGCTTGAATTTGATGTCACGGTCTTCCAATTATACAAGCGGAACAAAGGTTATAGCGTCGATGGATTTGAATTGATCGACGTTTATTCATCGCGGCCTTGGGTAAGGGCTTTGAAACTTTTTTTTGTTTTTCGTCGCGTCCATCGTCTCAAAAAGTTCGAGGTTGTGCACGGGTTCTGGATTTTGCCAAATGGGTTCTTTGCCGTCGCCTTAGGAAAAATTTTCGGCCTCAAGAGCATCGTGAGCATACTGGGAGGCGACGCCATTGCCCTGCCGGAGATCAACTACGGTCAACTGATCAAGCCGCTGTATCGCCGAATAAGTTTTTGGACATTGAGGAAAGCGGATGAGGTTACGGCATTAACGCGGTATCTGGTACACAATCTTCGTTCCATTGGGATGAAGCCTCGAGAAATCCATATCATCCCCTGGGGAATTGACACGAACCTCTTTGCCTTTCGCGAAAAGGAAGTTCAACAACCCATACGTTTTCTTCACATTGCCAATCTTCACCCGGTGAAAGATCAGGAGACCTTGCTGAGAGCTTTCAAGATCATAGCCGAAAGCGTGGAGAGCCATCTCACGTTGATTGGTGAGGGCGTATTGGAATCGCGCCTAAAGACATTGGCCGGGGAGCTCGCTATCGAAAATTGTATCACCTTCCTGGGGTTACTTCCTTACGAAGCATTGCCCGAATATTATACCGATGCCGATATTCTGCTGCACACTTCACGCTCCGAGGGTCAAAGCGAAGTGGTGACGGAGGCGATGAGCAGCGGCGTCGTGGTATGCGGAACAAAAGTTGGGCTGATTTACGACCTTGAAGAATTTTGCGTAGCCGTTCCGATTGGAGACCACCGAGCATTGGCGCGCGAAACATTAGCCTTAATAAAAGACTCAAATCGCATCAATGCGCTGCGAAAAGACGCATTTGTATGGGCAAATATTCATTCAATACATTGGACTGTTGGACAAACGGGGGGATGTTATCGTAAAACGATTAGGTTCAGCGGCAAGCGATAA
- a CDS encoding tail fiber domain-containing protein, with translation MKKLRLAIAFAFVCGLSNAQNNTSFGTSAGTVGVNNSFFGYFTGNVATSTSEDNSLFGKSTGKSLTTGIRNTVMGSEAFFSNTTGNSNSGFGYRSLYTNSSGYYNSAIGAYSLLLNTTGHDNTALGYTSLYNNTSGIGNMAVGSFSLFANTTGSNNTASGTNSLQNNLASNNTAHGGYSLFSNTTGTGNSAMGYRGLYFNTIGNSNTSSGQDALYSNTSGSFNTANGQEALYANTTASGNTANGYRSLYSNTTGANNTAIGYLGLTSNTIGANNTSTGYLALNVNDTGNNNTASGYQALKSNTFGSYNIAIGGNASFSNTSGSFNTAVGFEALYSGTDIGWSTAIGFKALHSISTGEGNTAVGYTSQYLTNIGYHNTSVGHAALYTNALGYYNTAMGYTALFSNSAGVHNTAVGNNALYSNTIGSANSAFGSLAGPTSTSGLENTTALGYNAIPTINNMVAVGNTSVTRISGQVSWSTFSDGRFKKDIKEDVAGLDFINHLRPVSYSIDFESLDRFLGATKIPAQSQSAKKEKIVRQTGFVAQEVQDVIEKLGVTFNGVDLPQNDNDHYSIRYSDFVVPLVKAVQELTQKLEDQQQKMDILMNKIATADSKANDSVSVEAVLFQNVPNPFSVDTEIKMKLPESTLRADVMIYALDGKELKAINVRERGDATVRISANELGAGMYIYALLLDGKIIDTKRMILTK, from the coding sequence ATGAAAAAATTAAGACTTGCTATTGCATTCGCATTTGTTTGTGGGTTATCAAATGCACAAAACAACACAAGTTTTGGCACTTCGGCCGGAACAGTGGGAGTTAACAACAGTTTCTTTGGTTACTTTACCGGTAACGTAGCGACAAGTACAAGTGAAGACAATTCCTTATTTGGAAAATCAACCGGAAAATCTTTAACGACTGGTATCCGAAATACCGTGATGGGATCAGAAGCTTTTTTCTCAAATACCACAGGTAATTCAAATAGTGGATTCGGATACAGATCACTTTACACTAATTCCTCAGGCTACTATAATTCGGCCATAGGGGCGTATTCTTTGTTGCTAAATACAACAGGACATGATAACACTGCCTTGGGTTACACGTCACTTTATAACAATACTTCTGGAATTGGTAACATGGCGGTTGGTAGTTTTTCGCTATTTGCCAATACTACAGGATCTAATAATACAGCTTCTGGAACTAATTCCCTTCAGAATAATTTAGCTTCAAATAATACCGCGCATGGGGGCTATTCGTTATTTTCTAATACAACAGGAACTGGAAATAGCGCAATGGGCTATCGAGGACTATACTTTAACACGATAGGAAATTCCAACACTTCAAGCGGACAAGATGCTCTGTACTCTAATACCTCTGGCAGCTTCAATACTGCTAATGGACAAGAAGCTCTTTATGCCAACACGACAGCATCTGGGAACACGGCAAATGGATATAGAAGTTTGTACTCCAACACGACGGGTGCCAACAATACAGCAATCGGATATTTAGGTCTAACATCCAACACTATTGGGGCCAACAATACGTCCACGGGATACCTGGCGCTCAATGTGAACGATACAGGTAATAATAATACTGCCAGTGGATATCAAGCACTTAAGTCAAATACTTTTGGGTCCTACAATATCGCCATCGGCGGGAACGCATCATTTTCTAATACGAGTGGAAGTTTTAACACTGCGGTTGGCTTTGAAGCCTTATATTCAGGAACGGATATTGGTTGGAGTACCGCGATTGGATTTAAGGCCCTTCATTCGATATCCACAGGAGAGGGAAACACCGCAGTTGGATATACATCTCAATATCTGACAAACATAGGTTACCACAATACATCCGTAGGTCATGCTGCGCTATACACGAATGCATTGGGTTATTATAATACAGCGATGGGTTATACCGCCTTATTTTCCAATTCTGCTGGTGTTCATAACACGGCTGTTGGGAACAATGCATTGTATAGCAATACAATTGGCTCCGCCAATAGTGCGTTTGGCAGCCTAGCGGGACCGACATCTACTTCCGGGTTGGAAAACACCACGGCTTTGGGATATAATGCAATTCCTACGATAAACAATATGGTTGCAGTAGGTAATACTTCTGTTACTAGAATAAGTGGGCAGGTTTCATGGTCTACTTTTTCGGATGGACGTTTTAAAAAGGATATAAAAGAGGATGTGGCAGGTCTTGATTTCATTAATCATCTCAGACCTGTCAGCTATTCAATTGATTTCGAGTCGCTGGATCGTTTTCTTGGTGCTACAAAAATACCGGCACAGAGTCAGTCGGCTAAAAAGGAGAAAATAGTTAGACAGACTGGTTTTGTCGCCCAAGAAGTACAGGACGTAATAGAAAAGTTGGGCGTTACCTTTAATGGCGTGGATTTGCCTCAAAACGACAATGATCACTACAGCATTCGATACTCTGATTTTGTAGTTCCTTTGGTTAAGGCAGTTCAAGAACTCACTCAAAAATTGGAGGACCAGCAACAAAAAATGGATATTTTGATGAATAAAATTGCCACAGCAGACTCAAAAGCGAATGATAGCGTATCGGTTGAAGCTGTTCTATTTCAAAATGTGCCGAATCCATTTTCAGTCGACACAGAGATCAAAATGAAATTGCCGGAATCGACGCTTCGCGCTGATGTTATGATATATGCGCTGGATGGAAAGGAACTAAAAGCGATCAATGTAAGAGAGCGGGGTGACGCGACGGTGAGAATTTCGGCTAATGAACTAGGAGCAGGCATGTATATATATGCCCTTTTATTGGACGGAAAAATTATAGACACGAAAAGAATGATTCTAACTAAGTGA
- a CDS encoding glycosyltransferase family 4 protein, which produces MESQKQKPRIAVFGLATLGGGAKGMGIPVLVDLFERLSIHFDICFYSLINHNADVASSSIKIKQPTSWRIPGRLKYFQVMMKCFFDHLHQPWDVIFAISPYPAGAYAVRLGKWIRRPVVVQMIAYEAASLPGLGCMDLTIPWLAKVTRRVCHETDYLVTVAHIQKEIAKQCLPTQRDIDVLPLRINSERFPFVRKSVSFPVHFIHIAYYSLLKDQDTMFRAFAKIADKIECTLTIIGSGYDIPKVQSLLQSLGISTKVHFVKFAAQSELPGYFDKAHILFHPARFETGCAVIQEAMASGVVVCGTSVGILADLGEDYAVAVPPGDDVALATQTLQLIADKARYSEFQQRGHQWITTYGAVWAADNYLQYLDSIVDKDSS; this is translated from the coding sequence ATGGAATCACAGAAGCAAAAACCACGTATAGCGGTATTTGGCTTAGCCACCCTGGGTGGCGGCGCCAAAGGCATGGGAATCCCCGTTTTGGTCGATCTTTTTGAACGGCTTTCTATTCACTTTGACATTTGCTTCTACTCCCTTATCAACCACAACGCTGACGTCGCTTCTTCTTCCATCAAAATAAAACAACCAACTTCCTGGCGGATACCGGGACGGTTGAAATACTTCCAGGTGATGATGAAATGTTTTTTCGATCACCTGCATCAACCATGGGATGTGATTTTTGCGATTTCGCCCTATCCCGCAGGAGCGTACGCCGTCCGTCTTGGAAAATGGATCAGGCGTCCGGTTGTAGTTCAGATGATTGCTTATGAAGCGGCATCCCTACCCGGACTCGGTTGTATGGATCTCACCATTCCGTGGCTCGCAAAGGTTACGAGAAGAGTTTGTCACGAGACAGACTATCTCGTCACCGTGGCCCACATCCAAAAGGAAATTGCCAAACAGTGCTTGCCGACGCAACGTGATATTGACGTGCTTCCCCTCCGGATAAACAGCGAACGATTTCCATTTGTCCGCAAGTCCGTTTCTTTCCCCGTACATTTTATCCATATCGCGTACTATAGTTTGCTGAAGGACCAGGATACAATGTTTCGAGCGTTCGCCAAAATTGCTGACAAGATTGAATGCACCTTGACCATTATTGGTAGCGGATATGATATTCCCAAAGTTCAATCACTTCTTCAATCACTGGGAATCTCGACGAAGGTTCATTTTGTTAAGTTCGCAGCGCAGTCCGAACTACCAGGGTACTTTGACAAGGCACATATCCTTTTCCATCCCGCCAGATTTGAGACCGGCTGTGCCGTTATTCAAGAGGCAATGGCGAGTGGCGTTGTAGTATGTGGAACATCGGTGGGTATCTTGGCTGACCTAGGTGAAGACTATGCCGTTGCCGTGCCGCCGGGAGATGATGTTGCATTGGCGACGCAAACGTTGCAGCTGATAGCGGATAAGGCGCGTTATTCAGAATTTCAGCAAAGGGGACATCAATGGATTACCACCTATGGAGCAGTTTGGGCGGCAGACAATTATTTGCAATATCTTGATTCCATTGTAGATAAAGATTCGTCATGA